A window from Primulina eburnea isolate SZY01 chromosome 2, ASM2296580v1, whole genome shotgun sequence encodes these proteins:
- the LOC140819428 gene encoding uncharacterized protein isoform X1, giving the protein MCDISDIHRGMAQEVGMFTVTQTIGSVLCCKCGILIQPNAANMCPKCLQSEVDITEGLQKHVIIIHCPECEAYLQPPRTWIKAQLESKKLLTFCVKRLKNLNKVSLVHAEFVLTEPHSKRIKVKLRVQKEVLNGAILEQAYTVEYVVQDQMCESCSRVQANPDQWVAAVQLRQHVSHRRTFFYLEQLILKHAAAVRAIRIKQLGQGIDFFFGKRYHAVKFVEFLGKVAPIRSRHDKQLVSHDPKSNSYNYKYTFSVEICPICREDLICLPPKVAAGLGNLGPLVICTKVSNSIALLDPFTLRSSFVDAEQYWRSSFKPLLSSKQLVEYIVLDVEVVSSEVNIGGSRYVLADAQVARVSDFGKNDTIFNVRTHLGHLLSPGGYALGYDLFGANSNDIELDKYKGLVLPEVILIKKSYEEKRQKKIGKLRSWKLKSLNMEIDLTSKFRDNEEKINSEYEQFLRDLEENPELRFSISLYRNTEYQPSEMASATDGEDVPSIPIDELLADLDLSAAEVEDDDMGE; this is encoded by the exons ATGTGTGACATCTCCGATATCCATCGTG GAATGGCACAAGAGGTGGGCATGTTTACTGTGACCCAGACAATTGGTAGCGTTTTGTGCTGTAAATGTGGCATTTTGATTCAACCAAATGCTGCGAATATGTGTCCGAAATGCCTGCAGTCTGAAGTTGACATCACAGAAGGCCTACAAAAGCATGTCATTATCATCCATTGCCCCGAGTGTGAAGCCTATTTGCAGCCACCTCGGACTTGGATTAAAGCACAGCTGGAATCCAAAAAGTTGCTGACCTTCTGTGTGAAGAGATTGAAGAACTTGAATAAAGTCAGTTTAGTGCATGCTGAATTTGTTTTGACTGAACCCCACTCCAAGAGGATTAAGGTGAAGTTAAGGGTCCAGAAGGAGGTTCTCAATGGGGCAATTCTTGAGCAAGCTTACACAGTTGAATATGTTGTGCAAGACCAGATGTGTGAATCTTGTTCACGAGTGCAGGCAAACCCTGATCAATGGGTGGCTGCAGTGCAACTGCGGCAGCATGTTTCTCACAGGCGCACCTTTTTCTATCTCGAGCAGCTTATTCTTAAGCATGCTGCTGCTGTACGCGCAATAAGAATTAAGCAGTTGGGCCAAGGGATTGATTTTTTCTTTGGTAAAAGGTATCATGCTGTTAAGTTTGTGGAGTTTTTGGGTAAAGTAGCTCCGATTAGGAGTCGGCATGACAAACAACTTGTGTCCCATGACCCGAAGAGCAATAGTTACAACTACAAGTACACGTTTTCTGTTGAAATTTGTCCAATCTGTCGTGAGGATTTAATCTGTCTTCCACCTAAAGTGGCTGCCGGTTTGGGAAACCTCGGGCCACTGGTAATATGCACTAAAGTGAGCAACAGCATCGCATTATTAGATCCATTCACTCTGAGGAGCAGCTTCGTGGATGCTGAGCAGTACTGGAGATCATCTTTCAAGCCCTTACTCTCCTCTAAGCAGCTCGTGGAATATATAGTGTTAGATGTGGAGGTTGTTTCTTCTGAAGTCAACATTGGTGGCTCAAGGTATGTTCTAGCTGATGCTCAAGTTGCCCGAGTATCTGATTTTGGAAAGAATGACACGATTTTCAATGTGAGAACGCACCTGGGCCATCTTCTAAGTCCCGGAGGTTACGCCCTCGGTTATGATTTATTTGGTGCCAACAGTAATGATATTGAACTAGACAAGTACAAGGGACTCGTACTTCCAGAGGTAATATTGATCAAAAAGAGCTATGAAGAGAAACGCCAGAAGAAGATAGGTAAGCTGCGATCATGGAAACTCAAGTCTCTCAACATGGAGATTGATCTCACTTCTAAATTTAGAGATAACGAGGAAAAGATTAACTCTGAGTATGAACAATTTTTGAGAGATCTGGAGGAGAATCCTGAGTTGAGATTTAGCATCTCCCTATACCGGAATACAGAATACCAGCCATCGGAAATGGCTTCTGCGACCGATGGTGAAGATGTTCCTTCCATTCCAATTGACGAACTGCTAGCCGATCTTGATTTAAGTGCTGCAGAAGTCGAAGATGATGACATGGGTGAATGA
- the LOC140819428 gene encoding uncharacterized protein isoform X2, with protein sequence MAQEVGMFTVTQTIGSVLCCKCGILIQPNAANMCPKCLQSEVDITEGLQKHVIIIHCPECEAYLQPPRTWIKAQLESKKLLTFCVKRLKNLNKVSLVHAEFVLTEPHSKRIKVKLRVQKEVLNGAILEQAYTVEYVVQDQMCESCSRVQANPDQWVAAVQLRQHVSHRRTFFYLEQLILKHAAAVRAIRIKQLGQGIDFFFGKRYHAVKFVEFLGKVAPIRSRHDKQLVSHDPKSNSYNYKYTFSVEICPICREDLICLPPKVAAGLGNLGPLVICTKVSNSIALLDPFTLRSSFVDAEQYWRSSFKPLLSSKQLVEYIVLDVEVVSSEVNIGGSRYVLADAQVARVSDFGKNDTIFNVRTHLGHLLSPGGYALGYDLFGANSNDIELDKYKGLVLPEVILIKKSYEEKRQKKIGKLRSWKLKSLNMEIDLTSKFRDNEEKINSEYEQFLRDLEENPELRFSISLYRNTEYQPSEMASATDGEDVPSIPIDELLADLDLSAAEVEDDDMGE encoded by the coding sequence ATGGCACAAGAGGTGGGCATGTTTACTGTGACCCAGACAATTGGTAGCGTTTTGTGCTGTAAATGTGGCATTTTGATTCAACCAAATGCTGCGAATATGTGTCCGAAATGCCTGCAGTCTGAAGTTGACATCACAGAAGGCCTACAAAAGCATGTCATTATCATCCATTGCCCCGAGTGTGAAGCCTATTTGCAGCCACCTCGGACTTGGATTAAAGCACAGCTGGAATCCAAAAAGTTGCTGACCTTCTGTGTGAAGAGATTGAAGAACTTGAATAAAGTCAGTTTAGTGCATGCTGAATTTGTTTTGACTGAACCCCACTCCAAGAGGATTAAGGTGAAGTTAAGGGTCCAGAAGGAGGTTCTCAATGGGGCAATTCTTGAGCAAGCTTACACAGTTGAATATGTTGTGCAAGACCAGATGTGTGAATCTTGTTCACGAGTGCAGGCAAACCCTGATCAATGGGTGGCTGCAGTGCAACTGCGGCAGCATGTTTCTCACAGGCGCACCTTTTTCTATCTCGAGCAGCTTATTCTTAAGCATGCTGCTGCTGTACGCGCAATAAGAATTAAGCAGTTGGGCCAAGGGATTGATTTTTTCTTTGGTAAAAGGTATCATGCTGTTAAGTTTGTGGAGTTTTTGGGTAAAGTAGCTCCGATTAGGAGTCGGCATGACAAACAACTTGTGTCCCATGACCCGAAGAGCAATAGTTACAACTACAAGTACACGTTTTCTGTTGAAATTTGTCCAATCTGTCGTGAGGATTTAATCTGTCTTCCACCTAAAGTGGCTGCCGGTTTGGGAAACCTCGGGCCACTGGTAATATGCACTAAAGTGAGCAACAGCATCGCATTATTAGATCCATTCACTCTGAGGAGCAGCTTCGTGGATGCTGAGCAGTACTGGAGATCATCTTTCAAGCCCTTACTCTCCTCTAAGCAGCTCGTGGAATATATAGTGTTAGATGTGGAGGTTGTTTCTTCTGAAGTCAACATTGGTGGCTCAAGGTATGTTCTAGCTGATGCTCAAGTTGCCCGAGTATCTGATTTTGGAAAGAATGACACGATTTTCAATGTGAGAACGCACCTGGGCCATCTTCTAAGTCCCGGAGGTTACGCCCTCGGTTATGATTTATTTGGTGCCAACAGTAATGATATTGAACTAGACAAGTACAAGGGACTCGTACTTCCAGAGGTAATATTGATCAAAAAGAGCTATGAAGAGAAACGCCAGAAGAAGATAGGTAAGCTGCGATCATGGAAACTCAAGTCTCTCAACATGGAGATTGATCTCACTTCTAAATTTAGAGATAACGAGGAAAAGATTAACTCTGAGTATGAACAATTTTTGAGAGATCTGGAGGAGAATCCTGAGTTGAGATTTAGCATCTCCCTATACCGGAATACAGAATACCAGCCATCGGAAATGGCTTCTGCGACCGATGGTGAAGATGTTCCTTCCATTCCAATTGACGAACTGCTAGCCGATCTTGATTTAAGTGCTGCAGAAGTCGAAGATGATGACATGGGTGAATGA
- the LOC140823990 gene encoding protein FAR1-RELATED SEQUENCE 5-like, translating into MDENSGDEMSYIPQVGDNQKPKIGMKFESLDEAFSFYNQYARDSGFSARMSNSKKSKKTKEVIWKKFVCFKEGHTDAIRWSKQSKSDEPIKERARGEIRTGCKSKISVVKEQTGLGWVISTFLESHNHPLSTPSKVHLLRSHRTVSAAKKALSQQFAEANVPTCQQMRLFEIESGGPEHLGCTERDIRNYEKTLRDEHNGIDAETLIDFFMSEKDKSSTFFFDYETDSDNRFLRCFWVDPVSRRAYTAFGDVVLFDTTYNTNKYGMIFAPFFLEAMPKGAPNLIITNQDPAITKVIAEVFPKTIHRYCLWDILNIFSDKLNPVTFRDHYQSIKNVIVHSTTSIEFERSWEDVMNCANLVENDWLSLMYELRHKWVPAYFNHVFSAGMSSSQRSESSHAFFKRYVCNKNSLMDFIIRFNKALRHQRHNELVADHTDMNERPKVKSNWPMELQMVNVYTKNKWLEFQNEISPSHGYYVQQASIGIEFGVYNVINFQGSSSAKHRLLTHDIQRDDISCSCMKFQFEGIPCRHMLEFFRINQVFHLPDQYILKRWIKDAKVGVLYTMAEQNLVDDPERCLMSRHMRLSCKASALIDVASFSDEGTNFLADEFDSIDSKMKEMNTNRTLSSGIQSRSTFDGAIGIIDPSEIRTKGRGKKLKSSKEKSISRGRQCRGCGRRGVSHDKRNCPNLKDGSTLNNNNTDENSDEEDFGSIDGCTNTWTTGMDFDD; encoded by the exons ATGGACGAAAACAGCGGCGATGAAATGTCATACATTCCCCAAGTTGGAGACAATCAAAAGCCAAAGATTGGGATGAAATTCGAATCTTTAGACGAGGCGTTTTCGTTCTACAACCAATATGCACGAGATTCTGGTTTTAGTGCAAGAATGAGCAATagcaaaaaaagtaaaaaaacaaaagaagtTATCTGGAAAAAATTTGTATGCTTTAAAGAAGGACATACAGATGCAATCAGATGGAGTAAACAATCAAAAAGTGATGAACCAATAAAGGAAAGAGCTCGTGGTGAGATTCGAACTGGATGTAAGTCAAAGATTTCAGTTGTGAAGGAACAAACCGGTCTTGGTTGGGTTATTAGTACCTTCTTGGAAAGTCATAATCATCCACTATCAACTCCTTCAAAGGTGCATTTGTTGCGCTCACATCGTACTGTTTCTGCAGCAAAGAAAGCACTGAGTCAACAGTTTGCAGAAGCGAATGTACCTACTTGTCAACAAATGCGATTGTTTGAAATAGAGTCTGGAGGACCTGAACATCTTGGTTGCACAGAAAGAGATATAAGAAACTACGAGAAAACGCTTAGGGATGAGCACAATGGTATTGATGCCGAAACATTGATTGATTTCTTTATGTCTGAGAAAGACAAGAGCTCAACTTTCTTTTTTGATTACGAGACTGATTCAGACAATAGATTTCTTCGTTGTTTTTGGGTGGATCCTGTGTCACGGAGGGCATACACTGCATTTGGTGATGTAGTGTTGTTTGATACAACATATAACACCAACAAATATGGGATGATTTTTGCACCATTT TTTCTGGAAGCCATGCCTAAAGGAGCACCAAACTTGATCATAACTAACCAGGATCCTGCTATAACGAAAGTCATAGCTGAAGTTTTCCCTAAAACAATACATCGATATTGTTTGTGGGACATTCTAAACATATTCTCAGATAAATTGAACCCCGTGACTTTCCGTGACCACTATCAAAGCATAAAAAATGTCATCGTACATTCTACGACTTCTATTGAATTTGAGAGATCATGGGAAGATGTTATGAATTGTGCTAACTTGGTAGAAAATGATTGGCTGTCATTGATGTATGAGTTGCGGCATAAGTGGGTGCCGGCTTATTTCAACCATGTATTTTCTGCAGGAATGTCAAGTAGTCAGAGGTCTGAAAGTTCACATGCATTTTTCAAGAGGTACGTCTGTAACAAGAACTCATTGATGGATTTTATAATTCGTTTCAATAAGGCACTTCGACACCAAAGACACAATGAGTTAGTTGCCGATCATACTGATATGAACGAGCGGCCAAAGGTGAAATCGAACTGGCCAATGGAACTGCAAATGGTGAATGTATACACGAAAAACAAATGGTTGGAGTTTCAAAATGAAATTAGTCCGAGTCATGGTTATTACGTGCAACAAGCATCTATCGGAATTGAGTTTGGGGTTTACAATGTCATTAATTTTCAAGGTTCTTCTTCTGCCAAACATAGGCTGCTTACGCATGACATACAAAGAGACGATATATCATGTAGTTGCATGAAATTTCAATTTGAGGGTATTCCATGCAGGCATATGTTAGAATTCTTTCGTATCAACCAAGTGTTCCACTTACCTGATCAGTATATACTCAAACGGTGGATAAAAGATGCAAAAGTTGGCGTACTATACACTATGGCTGAGCAAAATTTGGTCGACGATCCAGAAAGGTGTTTGATGTCTAGACATATGAGGTTATCTTGTAAAGCTTCAGCTTTAATTGATGTAGCATCTTTCAGTGATGAGGGGACAAACTTCTTGGCTGATGAGTTTGATTCTATTGATAGCAAAATGAAGGAGATGAATACTAATAGAACGTTAAGCAGTGGAATTCAAAGTAGGAGTACCTTCGATGGAGCCATTGGTATCATTGATCCTTCAGAAATAAGAACAAAAGGACGTGGGAAGAAACTAAAATCATCGAAGGAGAAATCAATATCAAGGGGCCGACAATGTCGTGGATGCGGGCGTCGAGGTGTGTCACATGACAAACGCAACTGTCCGAATTTGAAAGACGg GTCAACactaaataataataacacagaTGAGAACTCAGATGAAGAAGATTTTGGATCAATAGATG GTTGTACAAACACGTGGACAACTGGAATGGACTTCGACGACTGA